A genomic window from Silene latifolia isolate original U9 population chromosome Y, ASM4854445v1, whole genome shotgun sequence includes:
- the LOC141628432 gene encoding uncharacterized protein LOC141628432, which yields MPGDEGKLKSSMSGPKTIPVTSPLYLHPPDNPNLNVTQIVFNGNSYDLWADAVKNGLDAKNKLAFIEGKVNKPEGDDEEESVELVAWRQCNAMLRAWLRNVIDPKLHPSITFSQPVEDIWEELRARYSADNAPRVYQLKNELNECK from the coding sequence ATGCCTGGTGATGAAGGAAAACTCAAGAGCAGCATGAGTGGTCCAAAGACCATTCCTGTAACATCGCCCCTTTACCTTCACCCTCCGGATAATCCGAATCTTAATGTCACGCAGATCGTTTTCAATGGAAATAGTTACGATCTGTGGGCAGATGCTGTCAAAAACGGACTTGATGCAAAAAATAAATTAGCCTTCATTGAAGGCAAAGTTAACAAACCAGAGGGTGACGATGAGGAGGAAAGTGTGGAATTGGTTGCATGGAGGCAGTGTAATGCAATGCTAAGGGCGTGGCTGCGGAACGTGATTGATCCAAAGTTGCACCCGAGCATTACATTCTCACAGCCAGTAGAAGATATTTGGGAGGAATTGCGTGCAAGATACTCGGCCGACAATGCACCCCGAGTTTATCAATTAAAAAATGAACTCAATGAGTGTAAGTAG